DNA sequence from the Lycium barbarum isolate Lr01 chromosome 5, ASM1917538v2, whole genome shotgun sequence genome:
CATAGCTTGCCATAGTATGCAAAAAATCAGCAAAGACCTGTTGAATTCTGACTTGATCGCCATAGACTCTCAGTGTCTTGATTTCCTCTGGAATATCCCGGATAAGCTGTACTCCTCTTTCCCTTAACAATAACATCACTTGGCTAACAACAGCATCTATCACACTCGCAAGTAAAAATTCTCCTTTCTCAAGCTCCAGTGAACTGTTAGAAATTTAAAGGTTAATCACCTTCTGAAGAGGAGCAAGGAACATTACAAATTGAAGTCATCTACCTATTCACATGGAGGCATTGCGCGCCCcgcaacaccccccccccccccccccccccccccccccccccccccccgcgcgcgcgcgcgcgccaAACCCCAAAGAAAAAAGTGCTGTATCTCCTGGAAACTAGCTTGCAAGTTCAAAAAATAAAGTCTATGTACCTACATCTGATATTCGCATGGAAATATACTGTCATACGGGAACAATACACTCATTCAACTAATCCAGATTTATTGACTTCAATAATTACCTTAAATTTGATTGTCCTGTCACTACTGTTGCGAAGTCGATTCTAGTCCACAGACAGTAACCAGCTTAACACCACTACAAGCTACAATCCAGATATGAATACAACTTGAGACATATCTCATAAATTTTGCTTATAAGTTCCAAAATTCCAGTCACATACTCACATATAAGACCAAACTAGTATCTCTGTACTTTCGTCTTGAGCATGAAAACAACTAAAGAGCAGTAGCGGTATATTGCAACTTTCTATTACAGGTAAGTTTCCATAATTTTCTGACCATAGCTCATAAAACACTAACACGTTTCTAAATGGACTTTGAAAGTTGTACTAGAGTATACTGTGCCATAGTGAACAGATTTATTTAACTGAGAATATGATAGAATAAATAATTGAATATGAACTTACCCATCCTCAATGTTGTCCAGATCAACATCCCTTATGATCTTAGACATCTGCCTCTCACAAGCATCACTTGTTTCCAGAAACTGCTTCTGGTTTTCTGTCAAATCTGTGGCCTCCAATAATGAATTTGTAAAGCGTATACCATTCAGAGGATTCTTTATTTCCCGACAAATGTAAGACAACTCTTTCATCCCAAAAATACTCGTCTTTTCTTGTTGTCTCCGCATTAGAGCTTGCTGCAATTCAGGACTTGCATTCTGCAAAAAACAAAAGGCCCCAATAATTTTTCCATCCATACTGACTCTCTTGTTTGCAGTCAAAAGAGCTTGAACGAAATTTCCATTTCGGTCAGAGAAGGAAAAAGGAAACTTCTCTGTCTCCTGGCCTCCAATTGCCTTATGCAACATGATCATGAATTTCGTCATGGTGTCGGGGCCCTTGAGCCGACAGAAACTGCCAAAAATTTCACCAACTAACATTTTTCCAATGACTTCTTCTCTGTTCCAACCACTAAGTTTTTCCATCGCGGTGTTCCACTCAAAGCAATAAGTGTTCTCATCTGATACAAAAATGGGCGGGATCAGAGGATTAGGGCTGTGCACTATGGCCTTGTAATCACCTTGTATGCGAACAAATTTGTCCATCACAACTTTTTGGGCTGTAATATCCTGCCCAACGAAGCAGACACCAACAATGTTATTTGTGTAGTCTTTGCTAGAGCAAGCATTGACCACCACAAAAACAGCCTTCTTCAGTTGCTCAGCTCCAAATGTCCTTAACTTTATTTCTATGTTCTTATCTTCTTCACCTGTGATTGGTTTAGCAACAATATTAGGTTTTTCTCCTCTTTCATTATCTGTAGGATGGCTGGACACGAAGAGGGTGGATACCAATCAGTTTCAATTAACAATGTGCAAGAAACTCAAGCTACATACACATTAAAGAGAGAATGGTGCCACCCCACTGTCGGGATTAGCCTGAATCTGATTAAATGCAGCTTCATTTTATAACCCAGAGTGTATATATAGCCACAATGATTACGCCCATGTGCTCTGAAATCACCTAGAGTTGATCAACATTGAAAACTCAAGATTGAAACTGACCTCCAAAAAACAAAAATTATGTCATGATTAAATCAGAAAGCTTTGACGCAGGTTGTTACATGCTTTATCATCGATAAAAGATCTTTATTACTTCTCATGTTTccattttacgtggtttttgacATGGTACGGTTTCTGCACTAGCTTAGCACAATCTAATTAACAATTCATATGCTAACTTCTAAGTGCATGGTGCCAATCCAAAAGTACTAAAATAACAGCAGTAATTATTGGATTATTTTGCAAAGAGTATGGGAGGCAATGTAATGGATTAttttgagaaaaaggaaaggagCTGACAGTTGGTAAAAGATTAGAAATTTCTGTTGGACCAGGGTAAACGCAAATTTATGGATATTATGAAGTAGTCAACTCTTTTCAGCAACAGCATATAAATCAATATGAACTTACAACCTATAGTTACGCAGGGAATGTGGACAATAGACATTTAATGCATTAAAATTGCCTATgtcaaaacatgaacataaaaaGAACACACCTTGCTTGCTATAGAGCTTCTTATCCCTCAAAATATCTATCCAATAGAAAGCAAATAGTAAAATAAACCAAACATGCAACCTCCATTATTTTGTTGCATGATTCAAGGAGGAAACATaaatttgatatttaaaaaaaaaaaaaaaaaaaaagggcagctcggtgcacaaagcatcccgtgTTAGCcaggtccggggaagggccgcactccaaggggtgtgatgtagacagcTTACCCTAATGCAAGCAGTGGTGACTGCTTCCACGGCTCAAAcccgtgacctataggtcacactGAGACAACTTTACCTTTactccaaggctccccttcagaTTTTAAATTTGTtattaaaattaataaaacaaagaAGAGCAGATAAGGGAATAACCGCTCAGTATAGCCTAAGGAAACTCCATAGGTAATGAAATGCACTTATTGGAATGAAGGAAATGTACAGCAGATTGGTATAACCTCGTAAAGCTTTGAAGAGAAGGTTCTCAGCAGTTCTCTGTGACTCTTCGTGGAGAAGATCGTGAACCAACGACTTCCCCATTGCTTCCTCAACTGACAACTCTGTCAACTCTGCAACTTTAGCATTCCACCCATTTATGCGACCTTCAACATCAATAGCAAATATGGGTGCTGTAGCAGTTTCTACCAATCTAACCATTTCTCTGGCAACAGACCTCAGTTCATCCACCCCTTGCAACCCCTCTTCCCGAAGCTGAGCATGCACAATAGCTTTAGAATTACTTGCCTGATCAGCATCCTTGAATGAATCACGTAGAATAAGCTGCAAAGAGTGAATTGCATCCATTTCTGCATTCTCCCATGGCAAACTCCGgctcttaacaacttccaaaaatGCCTTAAACGAAGAACGCGGATGCATTTTCTGCCAATCGTCTTTATCTTCTGGATGATGCTTTGCACCACCCCATTTTATCTCGCTCGCAGTGTGTGAACGGAACCAAAACAGGAAATCTTTCGAAGTTACATAAGCAACAGCCATCCCACAAACGGCAGCACCAAGAGAAGCTGCCTCAGGATACCCTGCATCAGCCAAACTGTCAGTGCTTAAACCTGTTGAGTCCAAATGATAAGTCAATAGCCACTCCACAATGCCCTTTATCTGGTTTTCAGAAGGTGTAACACCCATAGGATAGTACCTCCCCTGGTAGAACAAAGCGGCCCCATCGCATTTCACAAGGTCAACAATACTGGGGCTCTGCATAACAATCCCCGTAGGTGAATCTCGGAGAAGCATATCACACAACAATGTCTGTGTCTTCAACACATGCTTTTCAGCCAACTGCGATGCCAATTGTAATTCCATGTTTAGTTGGAGCCCAAAGGCCTGCATGAGGAATTCACAGGCATAACGAAGGGGGAAAGGAATACACCGAGCAGAAGTGTGGTGTCCAACTACCAAGCCCCATAATCTCATTGTACTTCTCCCTCCAGCAActtcatcatcattaccatttaTAATAACAGCCAGTGTTAACGACGCAACATTTCCCATATTAACCATATACTGAGGGTGGCAACCATGAGGAGCCCTAAGTGTTGAACCAACTAAACATAAAGGCTGCTTAAGCGATTCATCCTGAATAACCTTCACAGGTGTGGCAGTACAGTCAACAATCATTCTAACCCTATTCTGCTTAAACAAGAATCTTGATGCTTGTGGAATATCAGTAGCCGGATAATGCAAACCCATATAAGGCTCTAAATCAGATCTTTTACTCTCCGCGACAACTTCCCCATGCTCATCATCATGAAACTTATACACCATAACGCGATCATACCCCGTAAGCTCCCTCACACTCTTAACAACAGTATCACACAAAAGCTCAATATCTCCACCAGGTAACGATTGCAAAAGCGAAATAGCCCTCACGGCTAGTTTCTGCGATTGCACAGCTCCAGCAATAGACAATGCAGGGTCCTCCGTTCTAGCAGGCTCTaaatcaatcacaataccaacatcaatcctATGTAAAATCGCGTAAAAGGGCTTCCCTGAATTCCTCGAATGTATCCAAATCGGATTCAACAACGTGATCTCACGTGCCCCGAATGCTCCTTCAAGCAAAACACTACTTGAAGGACTAAAAAGACTCCTAACATCAGTTCCAATTGTTAAAAAACCAGGCTTATCAAGACTTGGAACTGATTGCGGCATTTTATCAAGCAACTCGCGTGCATTTTCGCTATAAGCAATAACCCGAAAATTCGTTTCATTTACAGCTATTGTACAACCAAAAGGTTGAATATGACCACCTCTTTGCATTTTAGTTAAGTAAGCAGTAATTTGATGCTCAGGCACAATATCTGTAGTGTTTCTAACAGATTGCGAATAATCAAAGGATTTTCCTGATTCACCTGATTGTTCAAATGCAGCATGTAGTCTAGCATCAGTAGTATATTGTGCTACTGCTTTGCTTATTGATGCATTATTAGTATTACTTGTACCTGAAAATTGTGCTTGGTTTTTTTGCTCATCAGCATTTTTTGTTCCACTACTTCCAGAAGCCATTTTTGTTTTTGAGTTATTGATCAACAGGGCATAGTAGGTAGAATTGCTTGTTTATGAGGaaaaaagtttttcttttactattATAGGAAAGAAATAgagagagaagaaagaagagTACAAATATAATAAGTACAAATAGGATACTTATAATAGATGTTTAGATTAGCAACTTGAATTTGGTGCTATCAGGAAAATAGATGGTTCAATTTTCTAATGGCAGGTAAGAAAATGATATGGAGAAGTGTGTGACTATGAGTTTTGACAGAGAGGCGTATTTTGGATTTGAACTTTGtggataaaaataataattttaaattaATACGCCAAATCATTCTATAACAAACGTTGTTTGTCCGGATGTTTTTTAGCTGCTATAACAGGATGTTATaaagaacatataatataacataatatGAAAGTTGATTTCAGTGAAAACTCGGTAGTTAGTGAAATGTTGTTGTAGAGGATGACTGTTATAAATTTGTCTGACTAATTTATagatatttagtaagttttttaATATGTATAGAAGGTTTAGGTAAAAGCTACTTACAATCTTTTTTAGTTTTATAATCTTTTTAcaagagatttttatttttttacacataagagatcttaaaaaaaaaaacacataagagaCCTTAAAAAGTCATTTTTTTCTATTTAAACTGTAAGAGGGCAATAAATCTCATTTTATCCACTTAACAATGTAGAACTTTTTTATGCTATTAAGTGAAAGTGACCTACAAATAACATGTATTAATATTTGTAATATACCTACTTTGGTAACCTAAAAAATAAAATCAGTAATCTGTTATAACATGCAGGGGCGGCTCAACAAAGTtagtggcctaaagccaaacttgGATGAGAGGCCTCTAAtataattttcttaaatattggaatcttttttttaaaaaaaaaaaaaactttttgaaaTGCAAAGTTAGTAATGATATTTAGATAATCAAATTTTTCTGATAATTTTTTATCGAATTAGCTTGAAAACTTCTTTCCGCCAATGTTATTGTTATAGAAATTGTTAACATTATTCTATAAATAATATCGACATTTGTAAATATTTCTCGTCTTTTAATCTCATTGAGTGTGTCAATTGAAATATTACTACTTGTACTATTTTTCTCTAACACTTTTACTTCAAAATTTTTGTCTAAATTATCAAATATTTGAGCGGCTAATATGTTTAAAGGTTCTTTTGAGGCTAAGACGACCATTTTTTAATTCGAATTGTCCAAATATATTTCTGATCACCTAGTGATCTCAAATTGTTaccattaaataaaaaataaaaaatatttcatACATTTTAAActgtttaatttttttaattttttttttctttttattaaaaaaattataatttttactttaaaatacttttttctaaaaaataataTAGTTCATAAACTTTTAAAATGGGCCCCAAAAAAAGTGGGGCCCAAAGCAAGTGCATTGGCTGCCTTACCCAAGAGCCGGGCCTGATAACATGTAAAAGTATATCAAGTAGAGTAATTTCTTTTTACCCTTTTGAGTATATAAAGTTAAAGTGCCACACTTTTATGGAGTGGTTAGTGGCATTTGGTACACTAGGAGAGGGCATATTTGGTGACTATTGAACTGAAGAATGGCAAGTGGTATAAGCAATCAAAAAGTAATTAATGTTTGTTTGATTAAAACATCTTATTCACACTTTGATGTTTATATTAAATTAACAAACTCAAGTTTtatctttttatatacatatatattaatttTCGGCTGCTAATGTTAAATTGTTCGATCTGATTTGAACATCGAATGCGAATAAGTATTATCTCTCAACTACATGGTGAGATTTTTCTTTACCTTCCATCACAAAATGGAACTATTTTCAATATATAcaatgaaaaaaaatatatatattacaaaCAAATCAATTTGCAAAAAAAGACATTAACACTAAAAATTGAACAAAACTCAGAGAAAAGAAACCTGACACATCATGATCTTGTGGTGTCATCTCTCACTAATTTGGACTCATTCACGAACCTCTTCTATTTTCCtttactttcttttttcttttctttatgcaTAAATTGGATACTTAATTATTATGTTTGGTTTCATGAGCTGGAAATATTTGTGGATGTGGTGAAATGAGTGTCTATTGACAATAAAAGCAAATCATTTCATTGGCTGCATTTGCATAGACTTGTCCATGTGCAAAAATATGAAGACCCCACCCCCCATCCCCCCTCTTGAAATAAAACATTGTTGTCCCAATataatttttgttttaaattgtAGTGTTCACGTCAGCTTGTTGATGTTTTAATTGATTTTACAAAGTATCGGTTATTTTATCAGCAAAAATATAAAGTAATCCTATCCATCAAAGCTTGAACAGATGGGAAAAATTATCTTTTATTTAATAGGTTTACCTATTTAGCGGATCGTCTTAATATTTTTAATTAGTCCTGGTTAAATCATTGTTCTAAAGTAGTCAAATTACCGTGATTTTTTTAGTTTAATTTATTATATGCAAATTACACATTTTGGTGAGAATTTAATGTTCAACATGAGACATTTTGCTCAACAATAATATAGTGGATTGCATTAGTGAGGTTTAAACCATTAACTTTAAAGTGTTACAAAATAAAAGTAAAGAAAGTCCAAAACAAAGTGGAGTTATCCTTTTCTGTTTGTCCTTTTTAAGAAAAGACAATGAATTGGAGTATTTTCCTTTAATAAGATCTACAATAATGGAATAGTATTCAAAGCACTGTTCTCACGGCATCACATCTATGTTCCGTGGAGTTTAGGAAAACCCTTGAATAAAGATACAAgttcaaaattttaaatttatgTGTTTTAGATTTTATGACAGAATAACCTATTGAATTTGAGATAAATTATTTAATAAGTGAACTTTTAATATAAATACAAAGTTTATGTCAAATTACTGAATTCTACCAAAAAACGTAAATTATAATGTGGACCCGTAGTGTTGCTTCTTAGGAGGAACAAAAGAAAAACGAAGAATGAACGCGACATGTAAATTGGTGGGGGACAAGTAGTGTCCTATCCCTTTCGGATCACATGTTCTTCACGTGAAGTTCATCTCATTATTGAATTTATCCCAATGAATTTTGCTTGAGTCATTTGTCTTTTAGCCGCCCAAGTCTGACCATTACAGGTGTAAAGAGTGTCGGACTAATCTTAATTGAACCCGGGGGCGaagcgaggggggggggggggagttcaAAGTTCATGAAAAAAGGACGATTCAGTGCACAAATGTCACGATCCAACTGAAGGGTCATGACGGACATCCGGAGCTAGCCTACTACTGAGTACCTCCTAacatattttcataattacatctaggtgagccacatagctatcTCATAATTGCCATGAACTAAATGACACAAATTTCATCGAATGTAGGCACCTTTATATAAACgtcattaactatgcccatatatgcacaagccggcaaggctatcaaaatgatatacaaaatataagccaacAAAGCTATGAGATATCTAGCTATGTATATCTgtgtacgagcctctacgaagagtatataatatcataaagacaggacagggccccaccatgcccatatatgcacacaaaaagaataataccaattACTGtaactccggatcagaaggagcaCTGCTATGCAATCACCGACGAAGCAGCCTAAGGGTccggtctgtctccctgtctacttgtgggcataaacacaacgtcctcaaataaaaggacgtcagtttGAACaatatactgagcatgtaagacatgaatagtaacatgacaaaaacatgaagaataacataagatagaaggacCATTCATACCTCTTGAGACATTCATCATACTTGCCTAACCTTTCTCTAAGGAAAatattccatacatatacatatacatacaatgaTACCATACTCgatcatataggttcggtgtcacttatacccgaccataacaagtctcggtgttgtccgtactcaactgcagtggtgcgcgcacggtacatatcatacccggctataCAAGCTCGGTATCACAAAATAGCTATTACACATGTGACATACATGAGTGTCCAAAAGGAACATTATatctctatcggggtgacattgAGTCGGTAAGCCCCCAATTTCTATTTTGGAATTCCTATAATCATTATCACTAAGAATCCTGGTAGTTATGAGCTTCTAACATTCTCTAGGAAGTAGGACAATATGATCATCATAGATGGAATTACGATGAGgaagtcatgcctttagaaagaagggttagccttacatacctttacgccttCTTAATTACTTAACACTCTCCTCCAAggtccgcaaaatctacattcaagaagatttatacTAAGGTTAGGTatcaaagacactcttaagttcaaactagtgcaatTAACAAGCTAACGAAATTTGAGCAACATTTCCCATATTTTgacaacttccaccaaattacaaatcaactcccaaacaacaataataacattcacaataccatattcaagaagttacattcaattcaatctcaaatttatccaaaatcccctttttaagttcatctcatagtcatcttctccacttcaacatttatgacttctccactttaattcttttcctttacaagagttactaaacctttatatcaactcaatcatgtaaatgataggaagatcataccttattatagaagaacttcaccttccccaactcctttcaagaccaagtttatcacaactttgaagagaaacaaggacaatcacctttcatggattCTCTTtaggttttgatgttgatcttctctcttgatgatatggaaagatGGGGAGTGATAGGGAACCTTCAGGAACTCTAAATAAATCTCTAgaagtgtggggaaataagtgtgggaagttggaatgaaaatgaGGTCTTTTAGGATTTAAAAAAGTGGCAACATCGCACCCCCGCACCAACTTGCAGTGGAGATGCGGCGTCGCATGGGGGATATGCGGCCGTATATCCCCTCATATCCTTAGGGAGGAGGCTGGGAAGTGAGGGCTTCCATTTTGGGCAGTTTTCTACCCATATGCGGTCcaacatactgagtatgcggccaCATATGGCCCTATTTTGCCCCATTTCGTGAAAAtgtgttcttttcgattcgtttgacctccaatccttatggaaccttcttggaacttgtataaaactttATTAACCATCCAAGGGGCCCTATAGCTTCCCCTCAAGGTAATGCTAagaaatgtataactcaaatgctaCATAGTCTTCCCAAACATGACTCCAACTCCAATTTCTCCAACAACTTACTTCCACCATTTCATATAACTTCGAAACCTTAAGATATGCAATTAACATTATCAAATACCCTTCCTAACCTTATGAGggattcatgtccactttaggcttgcgttgGTCCCCTCATAAGGCAAATGTCACGAAATTTCTAAGATGTAACAtttctccccccttaggaacattcgtcttcgaatgttagattcttagggattctacaaaaatttcgcaagagtttcccatgtaatatgtcactaccatcctgtcacagcaacccaaaatatatatcgcctcacagggctacaacaacaacaacaacaataatggccacacacgatcaaGAAATCATCGAAAGAAAGCAGTACATACCTGATGACAATGGTGCCTCTGTCTGAATCTCCCCTGggagtggaaataaatgtgggtacctgaacttcatatctttctcaacttcccaagttatttctgcaacacctcgtatcttagaactcatgttaTACTTGTAACGTTAGATTTTGGAgaaaaaatttgaaagtttgtacgtattacgaaagtggttgaccagcctacttcgggcacccgtaactccttgattagttgataatttgagaaaaattAAAACATGAAGGTTGTATCCCTTtggaatagatttccaacggtatcttatggagctcaaacagagccctgtgctaagagttatgcctgttttactatcactggttagagcagaattttcagattttgggttacgtttttagccttttcctactcgaattgggactccttattttattattgtatgaagtAAAAATGTACCTAATACTAttctaaaccctaagagactattctttttctctctacctccatccctaaagaatctagacacttcaatcttgcaagaaactcattcttgcaatcaagaaaaatcaagaaaccttcaaaaaattggtttggcaatctagtttcctaaggtttcctccaaggtaaatattttaatcaagaaattttttattctacaagatttatcatttataaagactagaataaatccatccatcccgttaccctataaaaaaatcaagagttgtaaaaagttagagaaaactctagtatttttctgttgagtttcattccgaccatccatattaatttggtgtttTCCGATAAACGAACCGTTGGAtcaagcccaaattttaactgatTGTTTATAACACATAAGTATAAAATATGAACGGTAGAGATTGGATTTGGAGGTCCGGATCAGTGccctttgagccacgaacagtagctacgaaaattagtgaaaatcctctcaaggttttcaaattcaaagcttttggaattcttcttcaaagattccgACTTtacttcaagttttggagcgattaaggtatgtaaagttactaTCTATGTGTGGGACCATCATTtctcttccccacgcctcataatccataaaattatgattctctactaaaactagggtttcaataccatgctcatgataaccctaggtccatgtccatgattatattatgtatggattgttataattccatcattgagttcttaatatttctttatgattattgagaatccttccgtaatctatgaaaacccatatcttgtattccatgggttcttgcatgcatgtttttgactaagaatgattgtttcatgaatatcctacatgtctacaagttttcatgcaactgtattatataattactttcatgctatgatacaagatatatacatactaaatacaagttatttcatgaaaccatacttacaagttatttcatgaaaccatgcttacacgtcatttcatgaaaccatgttttcaagttatttcatgaaaccatgtttacaagttatttcgtgaaatcatgattacaagacaagtacaagttaattcacgaaaatcatgggcttcttagccaattatattatgttcatgtttttgggagttgcacaaattaccgagaaggctcagatagcctgaaaactacgtagccaccgtaggacaaggatcgctccgcccagttaggacgataccttaattttacactgaatggatccatcagacatgttaccaccttataccttggcaaggtatgagggctctacTAGTCcgacgaggtaccagactccacgtacccacgtgatgatatcacatgtcggtttatgaaatgatctccctacttatcatgttttacttatgttatatatatatatatatatatatgtactcatgctcatgctcatgttcatgtccaggttttcagttccacttcttatcatgttattccatgtcccatgttatttctttcagttgctttacataccagtacattcaatgtgctgacgtccct
Encoded proteins:
- the LOC132640328 gene encoding phytochrome B-like isoform X2, whose protein sequence is MASGSSGTKNADEQKNQAQFSGTSNTNNASISKAVAQYTTDARLHAAFEQSGESGKSFDYSQSVRNTTDIVPEHQITAYLTKMQRGGHIQPFGCTIAVNETNFRVIAYSENARELLDKMPQSVPSLDKPGFLTIGTDVRSLFSPSSSVLLEGAFGAREITLLNPIWIHSRNSGKPFYAILHRIDVGIVIDLEPARTEDPALSIAGAVQSQKLAVRAISLLQSLPGGDIELLCDTVVKSVRELTGYDRVMVYKFHDDEHGEVVAESKRSDLEPYMGLHYPATDIPQASRFLFKQNRVRMIVDCTATPVKVIQDESLKQPLCLVGSTLRAPHGCHPQYMVNMGNVASLTLAVIINGNDDEVAGGRSTMRLWGLVVGHHTSARCIPFPLRYACEFLMQAFGLQLNMELQLASQLAEKHVLKTQTLLCDMLLRDSPTGIVMQSPSIVDLVKCDGAALFYQGRYYPMGVTPSENQIKGIVEWLLTYHLDSTGLSTDSLADAGYPEAASLGAAVCGMAVAYVTSKDFLFWFRSHTASEIKWGGAKHHPEDKDDWQKMHPRSSFKAFLEVVKSRSLPWENAEMDAIHSLQLILRDSFKDADQASNSKAIVHAQLREEGLQGVDELRSVAREMVRLVETATAPIFAIDVEGRINGWNAKVAELTELSVEEAMGKSLVHDLLHEESQRTAENLLFKALRGEEDKNIEIKLRTFGAEQLKKAVFVVVNACSSKDYTNNIVGVCFVGQDITAQKVVMDKFVRIQGDYKAIVHSPNPLIPPIFVSDENTYCFEWNTAMEKLSGWNREEVIGKMLVGEIFGSFCRLKGPDTMTKFMIMLHKAIGGQETEKFPFSFSDRNGNFVQALLTANKRVSMDGKIIGAFCFLQNASPELQQALMRRQQEKTSIFGMKELSYICREIKNPLNGIRFTNSLLEATDLTENQKQFLETSDACERQMSKIIRDVDLDNIEDGSLELEKGEFLLASVIDAVVSQVMLLLRERGVQLIRDIPEEIKTLRVYGDQVRIQQVFADFLHTMASYAPSPEGWVEVHLRPSMKQISDGVTIVHIEFRSAIWVAPRCF
- the LOC132640328 gene encoding phytochrome B-like isoform X1 is translated as MASGSSGTKNADEQKNQAQFSGTSNTNNASISKAVAQYTTDARLHAAFEQSGESGKSFDYSQSVRNTTDIVPEHQITAYLTKMQRGGHIQPFGCTIAVNETNFRVIAYSENARELLDKMPQSVPSLDKPGFLTIGTDVRSLFSPSSSVLLEGAFGAREITLLNPIWIHSRNSGKPFYAILHRIDVGIVIDLEPARTEDPALSIAGAVQSQKLAVRAISLLQSLPGGDIELLCDTVVKSVRELTGYDRVMVYKFHDDEHGEVVAESKRSDLEPYMGLHYPATDIPQASRFLFKQNRVRMIVDCTATPVKVIQDESLKQPLCLVGSTLRAPHGCHPQYMVNMGNVASLTLAVIINGNDDEVAGGRSTMRLWGLVVGHHTSARCIPFPLRYACEFLMQAFGLQLNMELQLASQLAEKHVLKTQTLLCDMLLRDSPTGIVMQSPSIVDLVKCDGAALFYQGRYYPMGVTPSENQIKGIVEWLLTYHLDSTGLSTDSLADAGYPEAASLGAAVCGMAVAYVTSKDFLFWFRSHTASEIKWGGAKHHPEDKDDWQKMHPRSSFKAFLEVVKSRSLPWENAEMDAIHSLQLILRDSFKDADQASNSKAIVHAQLREEGLQGVDELRSVAREMVRLVETATAPIFAIDVEGRINGWNAKVAELTELSVEEAMGKSLVHDLLHEESQRTAENLLFKALRGEEDKNIEIKLRTFGAEQLKKAVFVVVNACSSKDYTNNIVGVCFVGQDITAQKVVMDKFVRIQGDYKAIVHSPNPLIPPIFVSDENTYCFEWNTAMEKLSGWNREEVIGKMLVGEIFGSFCRLKGPDTMTKFMIMLHKAIGGQETEKFPFSFSDRNGNFVQALLTANKRVSMDGKIIGAFCFLQNASPELQQALMRRQQEKTSIFGMKELSYICREIKNPLNGIRFTNSLLEATDLTENQKQFLETSDACERQMSKIIRDVDLDNIEDGSLELEKGEFLLASVIDAVVSQVMLLLRERGVQLIRDIPEEIKTLRVYGDQVRIQQVFADFLHTMASYAPSPEGWVEVHLRPSMKQISDGVTIVHIEFRIVCPGEGLPPELIQDMFHNSQWVTQAGLGLSMCRKILKLMNGEVQYIRQSERCFFLIILELPLSQRDSMNVG